CAACAGTCGTTGTAGCGTTCGCTATTCTTTTGGTATATCCATTCGAGCTGGCGGCGACCTCTTGCCAACTTGCCTCCCAACGAGTCCATGTTGGAgtccatctcatcgagcaACTGTCCTTGGTCTTCGAGCTCGTTGCCCATCGTCTGCGCCTGTAGATGTAGGTTGGCCATTGTGTGATGGATAGAGTCCAAATGGGTGTCCTGTTCTCTCAGTAGCTGCTCTTGCATAGCGTTCTCGAACGGGTTCTCGTTGGCTGTTGCGGCAGGAGCCTCTTCGACATCTGCTGGTAGAGGTCTCTGGTCCTTCAGAAGCTGTAACGCCCGTTCGAGACCGCGAACGTCAGCTTCCCGGGCTCTAGTGTCCTGGCCGTTCCTCGTCATGACTACCAGACTCTTGTTGAGATCCTCGATCGTCTCTGCCACATCTTGTATGATCTCAGCCACCTCGTCGCCACGCTGGTACCCATTGCCGCTCAGGTAATGGGAAAGTCTGTCGATCTGCTCTCTGGTGTCCTTGACCACTTGCTCAAAGGGATCCTGTTCGATGCTCATGCTGCTAACGGGGCTATTTTGTCTCTATCGCTTGTCGCTGCAGTGGTTGTAACGTCTTTAAAGGGCACCTTTCCTTTCTCGCTCAGCTTACTATCACTATTGTTAACTATACAGCCTCCAGATAAAAGACCAGATGAACGACCAGCAGGAGCCCCGTTACCACGAGGATCTGGACTTGGTAAACTTGCCAGAGACGGTGGGTGGCTCGGAGACGAGGCGGTATCTGAACCAGCACGTCGTACCCGAGCTGCTCAAGGGCATGAGACTGATAGCGACTGAGAAGCCTCGAGATCCGCTGCGAGTGCTGGGCGAGtatctggtgaagaagagcgAGCAGTCTTCGAAGGACTGAATTGGATATTTACATAGTAGTGTGCAGATGTGTCTATGTGTCTAAATTTGGCGTCAGAACTTTTCCTGTTCCAGGTCTACAGAGTCGGTGTTCATTATCTCGAATCCGTAGCCGCAGAACAGACTCATCAACCCGACTCTCCAGCCGTTCCAGAGCCCTGCAGAGTATCTCTTGTTCCTGATTGAGCGCCACACTCCGGGGTAGCCTACGGGCGTCACTATCAGATCTTCGCTCTCGATGGCCCAAGGATTGCGCTTGTTGTTGACGAGGTAGTTCACCTGGGAGCGGCGCAGCAGGTTCTCTAGCGGCAGTTTGATAAATAGCTCGACTGTTTGGGAAGCAAATGTTAGAGAATGGTACCACCTGGCCTGTGAATGCCTCTCGACGTTCCACTGGTGGTATATGAGCACCTCAAACGCCTTGTTGAACGTCAAAGTGACCAGTGACTGCAGAGTGGTCAGCACCCACATGTCAAGTGGAATGCTCACGGCATCGGAACGCCAGGACCAGCGGCGTATCAGCCTTCTCAGAGACCTGATGGGCTTGCTGCCCCTTTGTAGCGACGTAACGATGAACCGCGTTCTTATGATATCTAGCGGCAGCAGCACCATCTTGGTTAGCGCATTCGCCGCGAAAGTTAGAAGGATCGAGGATTTCACATCTGGCGAATGGATTATGTCCATGAAGTATGGATCTGGAATCCCTAGGAACGGCGATATTAGCCCTGTAAACCACGCATCCAGCGTTACTGAAAGGAAATTATAGATGAACGTTGTGTTGTTGGCCTTCCACAGTCCCCTGACACCTTCACTGTCCATAAGACAATTCAGAATGTCGACCGTGTGATTTGACTCCGGACGGAGGACTAAGTTACTAGTGTAGGAGCTGTCGACACCGCTGTGTGCTTCCTTGACTAAGGATTTGTCTATCTCATTGGTTTCCAAGTGAGGCAGCACTTCTTGCTCGTTTGTACTGGGAAAGAAATCAATTTCCGCAttctcgtcttcatcctcttcgtctcGTAGCTCAACGGGCACAGGTATGTCTGGCGTACTCGGAACGCTAAAGTCTCCCACTTGCTGCAGGCACCTCGCAACCTCGAACGgctgttgaacaagatgGCGCGCGTATCTCCTCAGAAATTGGTCTAACAACTGTGCCAGAACTTTCTTCCATGCCTTGAGGTTCAAAAAATCGATCCACTCCATATCCGAGACACTCTTGGGCGTATCACTGTTATCCCCACCGAGCCCCTTCGACAGCAAACGTTTCCCACCGGACAGCGCACCTCCATTTGAGCATTTCCCTTCGCCAAGTAGACGACTACGCACCCCCTTGCCAGCAGATTGCACTATGCTAAGTTTCGAAGCAATTGAGTGACCGCTGGTGTCCACCACTCCTTCATCTGCTTTAAAAACCGCGGAATAACCAGCGTTGAAGGTGTCAGGATCATAGTATGGCCTTATCTGTGATCTATTACCTGGTCCATCCATCTTGCAGGGCTATTACAGGCTCTTTCTCCTCATCTCTGTCTGCTCTATCCTTGCCGTCTCCCTTTGTTTTCAGCTCTCGCTTGCCCTGTACGAGCATAGCTTATCCAAAGCTTAACACAGGGACACATGTAAACAAGGAATTGAAGCATAAGGCAGGGCTCTTGGGCCATTGGCAACCATTCTTGCTCAGAATATACCGATCTCTTACCTGGTTCAGACGGACGGTCAAACTATCCCAGGGCGGCATTAATGGCGGCTGGAACAGCTAAAACCTGAATGACTCGAATATACAATGCTAAATCCTTTGGTCATTTATTGACTGCTTCCTTGCAGCATTCTTTGTCAAGTTCAACTTCCTGCAGACTTCCCTTTGATCTATATAACAACAACAACGATGAAAACAATTATGACTGTTCTGTGGATCCCACCCACACCTTCTTAATATTGTGACTTTGCGACCTTCCGCCCATACATccaatgaaaaattattTTCCACTTTTGCGTCATGTTTGCAAGTCTGCGCGTCATCGTTTGCGTCCGCAGGGGCCAGCCTGTCCTGGGGCGGGCCGCCTGGCCGCGATAATCAGGCAGGCCGTAGGCCGCCCCGGGCAGAGCGTCCTAGGAGCCCTTGCCAGCCTCTCGCTCTGGAACTGGTTACTGGATCCCATGGGCCGGTGAGCGAAGCGCTACCGAAGGAGACCCACCAGTGGACAGTGGATACTGAGCCTGGTAGGTGGAACGATGGTCCTTGTACGGAGGGCCTGGTGCAACTGTGCACTTCCTGGCAATCTAGCATGCCATTACAACTGCAATAAAGATATACTTGGAGCTATTAGAGTCTTCTGAGCCTTGAAAGGAATCGAAAGGTAGCATAACACATCACCGCAAGGAAAATGGCtaagttcttgaaagctgGTAAAGTTGGTACGTATAGGAAACGATTTACAGAGCAGCGAGGTCTCCGTTACGAGGTTGATccaatttgaaagagaatAGTTTTACTAACAATCAACGTGTTTACTATAGCTGTTGTCGTTCGTGGTCGTTACGCCGGTAAGAAGGTTGTCATTGTGAAGCCTCACGATGAGGGCTCTAAGGCTCACCCATTCGGTCACGCTTTGGTCGCCGGTATCGAGAGATACCCATTGAAGGTCACCAAGAAGCATGGTGCTAAGAAGGTCGCCAAGAGAACCAAGATCAAGCCATTCATCAAGGTCATCAACTACAACCACTTGTTGCCAACCAGATACACTTTGGATGTGGAAGCTTTCAAGTCAGTTGTGTCCACCGAGACTTTCGAAGAACCATCTCAACGTGAAGAGGCAAAGAAGGTCATCAAGAAGGCATTCGAAGAAAGACACCAAGCCGGCAAGAACCAATGGTTCTTCTCCAAGTTGAACTTCTAAGCGAGAAGTTCTCAACCTCGATGTACACAAGTTGCAACAATGAAACGGGGGATTCAACGGATGGATACTTTTTCATATGTAATTTCTAGCTTTCATGTCTTTTCTCcctctctttcttgttaGTTTAATATAACTCTATGAAAATAGCTATGGGAACCATGTCCTTAACGTCTCTTGCCAAGGGCACACGCGGGGATGTCGTGGACGTCGAGACGAGCGATAAGCAGCGCTGCTCTGCTTCATGGAGTACTGAGGAGGCCGCAATACAATGTCAAGTCGGTTCTTAAGAGCATTGATAAGTACCAGGATGCCATAGCGAAGCGACAACTGAAGTCCGGTTCAGATCTGGCACAGAAACTGGCACAATTACCACTCTCTTGCGAAACCATCAAGGGACTGAACCAAAGACTAGCTACCattcagaaagaaagaaaagctGTTGAggctttgatcaagaaagataAGTCCAATATTGCAACTCTATCGTCGGAGATCAAACGCTTCAAAGAGCAACATCGTCAGGTAGCTGATCAACTAGAAGTTGCTGAGTTCGAGCTGAATGATCTCTGCGGATCACTGCCGAACCTAGTCTCCCCCACAACGCCTCTCAGCGAACCACAGATTGTTCAGTGGATAAATCCTAAAGAATCTTACAAGCCAGATCCGGGCCGCGATCATGTCAGCATaatgttgaagaaatcgatggTTGACTTCCAGACTGCTGCCAACGTAAGTGGTACTTCGTGGTTTTACCTATTGAACGAGGGCGCCGAGCTGGAACAGGCATTGGTATCTTATGCCTTACGGAGGGCTAAAGAAGCCGGGTTTCAGATGTGCATTCCACCAAGTATTGTTAGGAATGAGGTGATTGATTCTTGCGGTTTCAGACCGAGAGACATGAATAATGAGCAGCAGATCTACCATATCGGTGGCAGCTCATTAGGACTGACGGCTACTGCTGAGATCGCCCTCGCAGGCCTCGGGATCAACAAAGTGATAGACTTATCAAACGGTCCCCGGCGTCTCGTTGGAGTGAGTCGCAGCTATAGAGCAGAGGCAGGGGCTCGAGGTAAAGATACCAAGGGCCTTTACAGAGTGCATGAATTTACAAAAGTTGAGCTATTTTGTTGGAGCAGGCCCGAAGAGAGTGATGAGCTActtgaaaatttgaaagaccTCCAGATGGACATTGTCTCGTCTCTGGGAATCTCCGCTAAGGTGCTCAACATGCCAGCTAATGACTTAGGTGCACCAGCCTTTAAAAAGTACGACATCGAGGCATGGATGCCTGGAAGAGGTTCATTTGGCGAAATTAGCAGTTCTTCTAACTGCTTGGATTTCCAAAGCAGAAGACTTAACACCAAGTACAAGGATCAGACCACAAGTAAGCTGGAATATGTACATACCTTGAACGGAACGGCTATGGCGGTGCCTCGAGTGATTCTAGCTTTGGTAGAGAACAACTACGATCCATCAACGGGAACTGTAGCGATTCCTGAGCCATTAAGAGACTTTATGGGAGGCAAGACCTTTATATAAACATGACCGAAAGGACGTGTGCTCATTTTTCCCTTGTTAGTATTGTTTTCCTTAAGTGTAGCATGTCGATCCTCTAAGAGCGAGGGCAGACCTTAATGAAATATAACTGGTATAGAACATCAAGATCGGCTTAAAGCAAGCAATTGTACCGCTTCAGGATGTTGGTACTGGCACTTAGCGACGCTCATATCCCAGACCGTGCAATTGTATGTTGATTGTGACAATTTATCAGGAATTTTGACCTTCGACGATACTGACCCTTTTTCTTCTATACCAATACAGGATCTGCCCGCCAAATTCAAAAAGCTCCTCAGCGTTCCAAATAAGATATCGCAGGTTGTGTTGCTTGGGAATTGCACCAAGTCATATGCACTTTTAAAGTTTATCAACGATATCTCACCCAATATCACCATTGTTCGTGGTGAGTTCGATAACACACATCTGCCAACAACCAAGAAAAACAGAGCAAAGGAAAGTATACCGATAACCACTGTTCTGAAGCAGGGAAATTTCAAGATAGGATGTTGTAGTGGCTATACAGTAGTTCCCAAAAATGACCCATTATCCTTACTAGCGCTGGCTCGCCAACTGGACGTTGACGTGATGCTATGGGGCGGAACACAGAATGTAGAGGCTTACACATTGGAGAACAAGTTCTTTGTGAATCCTGGGAGCTGCACGGGGGCATTTAATTCCGATTGGCCGATCATaaatgaggaagatgtgACGGTGAAGAAACAGCTTTCGAATCATACTCAGAGCAAACCCAGCGAGGAGCCCAAGCACGAAGACGGGCTTAATGATCACAGGTCTGATCAGGAGAACGCCAAGGACAAGGCAGAGGatcagaggaagatgtTGTACGTCTCTGATCTGGATGTCAATGGCTCGAATGTTCCTAGCTTCTGCCTGTTGGACATTCAAGACTCAGTTTGCACGCTCTACATATACATATACATCGATGGGGAGGTGAAAGTCGACCGAGTGGTGTTCAGGAAAGAACCTCAGACTGGTCAGGATTGACCTGACCAAGCTCTTTTGCCCTAACTAACTAATTGATGGCAACCGTGTTGTGTGATAGCACATCCgaaattttccagattAAAGGTCCTCCAAGTTagaaagcttcttctaTGCTTTACACTACTCTGTATTGTccttttgaaagagaaccAGAGGAAgttttttccttctttttcaTTTAGATGATGACTGTGAGTGCATTTGGCTCGAGATACGTACAATTTTTGTCCGTGTCGGTGTGGAAAAACTCAAGCTACCTATACTTCTTTGTCTGATTCATGGATTTTACCTTTCTCTTTGTAAATCTGGTCTATATCGATACAGTATACATGCAAAGTCTCGGAACTGCCTAGGCGACGAGCCCCTCCAGTAAATCGCTCTCGAGGTCATCCTCCAACTTCTCATTGCTGCCTTTTGGGTGAGCGAAATTGCTTGGATGTAACTCATCGAGATTTAGGACTTTCTTCATTGCATAGGCGTCCTCCCCGTCCTGGTAGTAGGATTTTTCAACGTTTAGCATTTGGAACTCCAAAGTGTCTCTGTAGAGATGCAAAGCAGCTCTGTTTGATTGCCTTACATGCAACGAAACGTATTCAGCTTGGTACACCTCTCTTAATGCAAACAGCGCTTGTCTCATCAGTTTTTCTGCGATTCCCATTCTTCTGTACGTTCTCATGACACTCAATGACGTTATATGACCGTTAGGTGGTTCGTTCTGCTGGTCAGGATCGTCGTTCATCTTGGTGAGTACGTAGCCCACCAGCTTCTCGCCCGGAGCCACATAATGGGGGTCCAGTTTGATCTCGTTGCCCCTGCCATCCTCCAGCGAcagctcatcaagctcAGGTTCGTTCAGGTCGCTGGTGGTGGCGACAAATGACGCCTCAGGCCAGGAAAGGATGTGGTACATATAGTATTTCAACATGTAGTTTTCGGGCAAATTATGCAGATTAGCATTTTGCATGCATATGATATCCTCGATGGTGGCTCTCCTAATGGTCACAGGCATCTTCGATGGCTTATAAAGACCGTAGCACGGAGCTCTCGAGTATATAGTTGTTTGGTTTATCTTGAGCTAACTTTTTAGCAGCTCGGACGTCTTAGTTGAAAACTGCTTCAAGGTTCACTATatgaaaagaagcttcaaaaccCAGACTTGAGCCATCAAGCCATGTCTCAACGAATCATACTACCGAGTAATCCAGATGGACGTGTACTGGCCAATAGGGACGGGTACGATTACACAATTGGTCCCAAACAATCGCTACCAAACGAGGCATCAGCTGCACTGGTACCCTCGCGAATGTACTCCGAGTCTCTCATATTCAGAAAGCATGAAGTATCTCTCTCTGCTATggcctttctcttccagagCATGATCGTGCACGTTCACAGCTCCAGCAAGACGACAGCTGAGTTTGAATCTCGGCTCAGCTCCTACGGGTTTGGTATCGGCTCCAAACTGCTGGAGCTGCTTAATCTTCGGGCGTCAATCCCGGCAACAGCATATTCAAGAAGCTCCAACTTTCTCAGCACAGCAGCCAGCACGAGCAACTCTGCGGTAGATACCGCTGGATCCAGCAATGCTGCTAGCGCAGTTAACTCTCCGGGAACACCAGATCTTGGAAACCGCACTCACGAGAACGGCAGCGAATCCCTGGCGTCACTCATCAACAACACCAGATCGCGCGATCTGAAGATCATAGACATGCTGCAGTTCGTTCACGGCACTGTATGGTCCTATCTCTTTGGCCATGTCAGCGACGACCTAGTCAAGTCGTCGGAAAGAGATAACGAGTATATGATAGTGGATAACCAGCCAGTACTGACGCAATTCGTCTCTGGCGGCGTCTCGTGTGATTACTTCGTTTGCGGCATCATTCAAGGCTTCCTCAACACTGCTAAGTTCCCTTGCCGTGTGTCAGCCCATTGCATGCCGCAAGATGGCTTTGATCGCAGGGTCGTCTACTTAATTCAGTTCGACAAGCAGGTCCTCGAAAGAGAAGGGTTGAGATTCCCGCAGTGATCTTTCTTTAATGTGTATCTACATATTGTGCTCTAACGGGATAGAAGGTATATGAGCTGCCCACAGCGGCTACGGTGCTCGCATTTAATAACCACTTACCACATATGAAAGAGTAGAAAatgcagagaaagaggTTCAGGGTGTTGAAGGACGGTGAGAAGCCACTTCAAACCAAGACGACGAACGTTAGGACGGCACTGCCGGATCCGGTGGTTGAAAGACCTGCAAGTAAGAAGATATCTGTAAGCTCAAGGAAACGCAAGGCAGCCTCGGGACAAGGCCCCGATAAGAGAAAGAAACGCAGTCCCTCGACGTTGTTTGATTCTGAGGATGTCCGAATCAAGGTGATGGATCCTAGTAatgacttgaagaagatcaacggCGCCCGCTGCACTGAGAGCGAGCTTGAGGAGAGGTCGCCACCTGGGCGGCTATCGTCGGttgaggaggaagagaatTCTCTCCAGATAGAGGACTTTGATCAGCCTCCTCAGTCGACCTCTACGCCAGTGCTGCAGCCCGCAAACAGGTACCGAGAAGAGGGAAACAGCAGCCTTTTTCTGGTGAACCAGCCAGGTTTCATATCTCCGGTTCTTTATCAGCCCAATGCCTATGTCTACCCAGGAGGCTCTCCGCAAGGCTCGCCGTTCATCAGCAGGCCCTTCGTGGAGCAGAATGGATACCCAATACCGCTGTTTGCTGGAGATTTTCAATACACGCCGTCGCAACCGCCGCCAGTGGCAAGGCTGCCGGATGATTCTCACTTATACGGATACGATCCTCATAGGGGATCGATGAGCAAGCAAGGCCCGAGATATCAGACAACGTATCCGATGGACAATATCGGATATCAGCCGTATCGACTGCATTGCTATTCAAGAAGCACTCGGCCTGTGCTCTACCGCGATACTGTCTTCCCAGGCAGCAGCAATACGGGAAGCTATAAATCTAGCGGCGGAGAAGCTACATATCCAGATAGCAGTCAGAGCCTGAAAAGGTCTGGCAGAGGCGGTAGTGAAGCATTTTCATAATTTTTTGCTTGGCGACGGCAGCCATAACTGTTACAATCAATTCGGCCAGCGTTGAACAAGACATAAAAACATGCAGTTTATTAAAAGTTCAGAACTGGACTGATCAGCAGGTTAGCATACATATCATGCAGTActcgaagttgaaaagattggCATTCAATGCAGATTGGTGCTGTTTATTGAAgtgagaaaaaaaaattcGACAACTGCAGGACTCGAACCTGCGCGGGCAGAGCCCAAAAGATTTCTAATCTTTCGCCTTAACCACTCGGCCAAGTTGCCATACTTTATTTGAAACTTGATGTTATCTTTAAATTCCATACCAATCCAAACTGCCCATCCAAACTGCCCATTGCATCAAGCGACACGCTTTTCAGTGAGTTGTTCTTGCTGGTCATTCAACGTCCGACTGTCCAGTGGCTTGATGAGACGATGCTTCGCAACAATCCTCGAATGTCCTGCTACGGCTACCCAAGGTAGGTACGAAAGGCACCCC
Above is a genomic segment from Torulaspora globosa chromosome 1, complete sequence containing:
- the UGO1 gene encoding mitofusin complex protein UGO1 (ancestral locus Anc_5.595), whose product is MDGPGNRSQIRPYYDPDTFNAGYSAVFKADEGVVDTSGHSIASKLSIVQSAGKGVRSRLLGEGKCSNGGALSGGKRLLSKGLGGDNSDTPKSVSDMEWIDFLNLKAWKKVLAQLLDQFLRRYARHLVQQPFEVARCLQQVGDFSVPSTPDIPVPVELRDEEDEDENAEIDFFPSTNEQEVLPHLETNEIDKSLVKEAHSGVDSSYTSNLVLRPESNHTVDILNCLMDSEGVRGLWKANNTTFIYNFLSVTLDAWFTGLISPFLGIPDPYFMDIIHSPDVKSSILLTFAANALTKMVLLPLDIIRTRFIVTSLQRGSKPIRSLRRLIRRWSWRSDAVSIPLDMWVLTTLQSLVTLTFNKAFEVLIYHQWNVERHSQARWYHSLTFASQTVELFIKLPLENLLRRSQVNYLVNNKRNPWAIESEDLIVTPVGYPGVWRSIRNKRYSAGLWNGWRVGLMSLFCGYGFEIMNTDSVDLEQEKF
- the SPO13 gene encoding Spo13p (ancestral locus Anc_5.602) gives rise to the protein MQRKRFRVLKDGEKPLQTKTTNVRTALPDPVVERPASKKISVSSRKRKAASGQGPDKRKKRSPSTLFDSEDVRIKVMDPSNDLKKINGARCTESELEERSPPGRLSSVEEEENSLQIEDFDQPPQSTSTPVLQPANRYREEGNSSLFLVNQPGFISPVLYQPNAYVYPGGSPQGSPFISRPFVEQNGYPIPLFAGDFQYTPSQPPPVARLPDDSHLYGYDPHRGSMSKQGPRYQTTYPMDNIGYQPYRLHCYSRSTRPVLYRDTVFPGSSNTGSYKSSGGEATYPDSSQSLKRSGRGGSEAFS
- the DIA4 gene encoding putative serine--tRNA ligase DIA4 (ancestral locus Anc_5.598) codes for the protein MSWTSRRAISSAALLHGVLRRPQYNVKSVLKSIDKYQDAIAKRQLKSGSDLAQKLAQLPLSCETIKGLNQRLATIQKERKAVEALIKKDKSNIATLSSEIKRFKEQHRQVADQLEVAEFELNDLCGSLPNLVSPTTPLSEPQIVQWINPKESYKPDPGRDHVSIMLKKSMVDFQTAANVSGTSWFYLLNEGAELEQALVSYALRRAKEAGFQMCIPPSIVRNEVIDSCGFRPRDMNNEQQIYHIGGSSLGLTATAEIALAGLGINKVIDLSNGPRRLVGVSRSYRAEAGARGKDTKGLYRVHEFTKVELFCWSRPEESDELLENLKDLQMDIVSSLGISAKVLNMPANDLGAPAFKKYDIEAWMPGRGSFGEISSSSNCLDFQSRRLNTKYKDQTTSKLEYVHTLNGTAMAVPRVILALVENNYDPSTGTVAIPEPLRDFMGGKTFI
- a CDS encoding 60S ribosomal protein eL27 (ancestral locus Anc_5.597), coding for MAKFLKAGKVAVVVRGRYAGKKVVIVKPHDEGSKAHPFGHALVAGIERYPLKVTKKHGAKKVAKRTKIKPFIKVINYNHLLPTRYTLDVEAFKSVVSTETFEEPSQREEAKKVIKKAFEERHQAGKNQWFFSKLNF
- the TLG1 gene encoding Tlg1p (ancestral locus Anc_5.593); its protein translation is MSIEQDPFEQVVKDTREQIDRLSHYLSGNGYQRGDEVAEIIQDVAETIEDLNKSLVVMTRNGQDTRAREADVRGLERALQLLKDQRPLPADVEEAPAATANENPFENAMQEQLLREQDTHLDSIHHTMANLHLQAQTMGNELEDQGQLLDEMDSNMDSLGGKLARGRRQLEWIYQKNSERYNDCCIVLLIAALIVLLVLAFVA
- the VPS29 gene encoding retromer subunit VPS29 (ancestral locus Anc_5.599) produces the protein MLWGGTQNVEAYTLENKFFVNPGSCTGAFNSDWPIINEEDVTVKKQLSNHTQSKPSEEPKHEDGLNDHRSDQENAKDKAEDQRKMLYVSDLDVNGSNVPSFCLLDIQDSVCTLYIYIYIDGEVKVDRVVFRKEPQTGQD
- the SDC1 gene encoding Sdc1p (ancestral locus Anc_5.594) codes for the protein MNDQQEPRYHEDLDLVNLPETVGGSETRRYLNQHVVPELLKGMRLIATEKPRDPLRVLGEYLVKKSEQSSKD
- the TRS31 gene encoding TRAPP subunit TRS31 (ancestral locus Anc_5.601), whose product is MSQRIILPSNPDGRVLANRDGYDYTIGPKQSLPNEASAALVPSRMYSESLIFRKHEVSLSAMAFLFQSMIVHVHSSSKTTAEFESRLSSYGFGIGSKLLELLNLRASIPATAYSRSSNFLSTAASTSNSAVDTAGSSNAASAVNSPGTPDLGNRTHENGSESLASLINNTRSRDLKIIDMLQFVHGTVWSYLFGHVSDDLVKSSERDNEYMIVDNQPVLTQFVSGGVSCDYFVCGIIQGFLNTAKFPCRVSAHCMPQDGFDRRVVYLIQFDKQVLEREGLRFPQ
- the ARD1 gene encoding peptide alpha-N-acetyltransferase complex A subunit ARD1 (ancestral locus Anc_5.600); this translates as MPVTIRRATIEDIICMQNANLHNLPENYMLKYYMYHILSWPEASFVATTSDLNEPELDELSLEDGRGNEIKLDPHYVAPGEKLVGYVLTKMNDDPDQQNEPPNGHITSLSVMRTYRRMGIAEKLMRQALFALREVYQAEYVSLHVRQSNRAALHLYRDTLEFQMLNVEKSYYQDGEDAYAMKKVLNLDELHPSNFAHPKGSNEKLEDDLESDLLEGLVA